A DNA window from Trichomycterus rosablanca isolate fTriRos1 chromosome 9, fTriRos1.hap1, whole genome shotgun sequence contains the following coding sequences:
- the dtnba gene encoding dystrobrevin, beta a isoform X2 has protein sequence MIEDRGKKGKTMVDKGQIFVEMKAENFDLIRLSTYRTACKLRFVQKTCNLHLVDVWNMIEAFRDNGLNTLDHSTELSPSRLETIVSSIYYQLNKRLPTTYQIDVKQSISLLLNFLVAAHESEDHGNLTVFSMKVMLAIMCGGKIVDKLRYIFSQISHTNGAMTISKFDLFLREVLKLPSAVCEGPSFGYSEHLGRSCFPQQKKVMLNAFLDTMMADPPPQCLVWLPLMHRIANVENVLHPVSCSYCRSESMLGFRYRCKQCFNYQLCQTCFWRGHASGNHSNQHQMKEHSSWSSAKKISRAISKSFGCVPSREPPHPVFPEDPERPLDLSNIVPPRPVLNNVNVSVSPTAGSPTAIQRVPGIAAAQRMNEEHSLIAAYVNKLQTSPRALDSPSRLDEEHRLIARYTARLAADPGNTMSPQLSFDSNKQQRQLIAELENKNREILQEIQRLRVEHEQACQPTPEKAYQNPTLLAELRQLRQRKDELEQRMSSLQESRRELMVQLEGLMSLLKAQAAGFPQTPPSHGASRPVPVPVRSAGSTPTGFPSPHLPQDSLAGVGGDVQEAFAHGARRNLRNDLLVAADSITDTMSSLVKELHTD, from the exons ATGATTGAGGACAGAGGAAAAAAAGGGAAGACGATGGTAGATAAGGGGCAGATCTTCGTAGAGATGA AAGCGGAGAATTTTGACCTGATCAGACTCTCAACGTATCGCACAGCCTGCAAACTGCGATTTGTCCAGAAGACATGCAACT TGCACCTGGTGGACGTGTGGAACATGATCGAGGCATTTCGGGACAATGGACTGAACACGCTGGATCACAGCACCGAGCTGAGCCCATCCCGACTAGAGACCATCGTCTCCTCCATCTACTACCAGCTCAACAAGCGTCTGCCCACCACCTACCAGATCGATGTCAAACAGAGCATCAGTCTGCTGCTCAACTTCTTGGTGGCAGCACATGAAAG tgagGACCATGGGAACTTGACGGTGTTCTCTATGAAGGTCATGCTGGCTATCATGTGTGGAGGGAAGATTGTGGACAAACTGCgct aTATTTTCTCTCAGATCTCTCATACTAACGGGGCGATGACGATCTCCAAGTTTGATCTTTTCCTGAGGGAGGTGCTTAAACTGCCGTCCGCTGTCTGTGAAGGTCCGTCCTTCGGCTACTCCGAACACCTCGGCCGCTCCTGCTTTCCTCAGCAG AAAAAGGTGATGTTGAACGCTTTTCTGGACACCATGATGGCGGATCCTCCTCCTCAGTGTCTTGTCTGGCTGCCACTCATGCATCGCATTGCTAACGTTGAGAATG TCTTGCACCCAGTGAGCTGTTCATACTGCCGCAGCGAGAGCATGCTAGGTTTCCGCTATCGCTGCAAGCAGTGCTTCAACTACCAGCTTTGCCAGACCTGCTTCTGGCGTGGACATGCCAGTGGAAACCATAGCAACCAGCACCAGATGAAGGAGCACTCTTCCTGG TCTTCTGCTAAGAAAATAAGCCGTGCCATTAGTAAATCATTTGGGTGTGTGCCAAGCCGAGAGCCTCCTCACCCAGTCTTCCCTGAGGACCCAGAAAGACCACTTGACCTCTCAAACATCGT TCCACCCCGTCCTGTTTTAAACAATGTGAATGTCTCAGTATCACCCACTGCTGGAAGTCCTACAGCCATCCAGAG ggtgcCGGGTATAGCCGCTGCTCAACGAATGAATGAGGAACACTCGCTGATTGCAGCTTATGTTAACAAACTGCAGACCAGCCCacg tgctttGGACAGTCCCAGCCGATTGGATGAGGAGCACAGGCTAATTGCTCGATACACAGCTCGGTTAGCGGCAGATCCCGGCAACACC ATGTCTCCACAGCTCAGCTTTGACAGTAACAAGCAACAACGGCAGCTAATAGCAGAACTGGAAAACAAAAACAG GGAGATCCTGCAGGAGATCCAGCGACTGCGTGTGGAGCACGAGCAGGCATGCCAGCCCACTCCGGAGAAAGCTTACCAGAACCCCACTCTACTGGCTGAACTCCGCCAGCTCAG gcagaGGAAGGATGAGCTGGAGCAGAGGATGTCTTCTTTGCAGGAGAGCAGGAGGGAGCTTATGGTACAGCTAGAGGGTCTGATGAGCCTACTAAag GCTCAAGCAGCTGGTTTTCCACAGACTCCTCCCAGCCATGGTGCGTCTCGCCCAGTCCCAGTGCCTGTTCGATCTGCAGGTTCCACCCCCACTGGCTTTCCCTCCCCTCACCTGCCCCAGGACTCTCTGGCCGGAGTGGGTGGGGACGTACAGGAGGCTTTTGCTCATG GGGCGCGTCGAAACCTGCGTAATGATCTTCTAGTGGCAGCTGACTCCATCACTGATACCATGTCCTCCTTGGTAAAGGAGCTGCACACTG ATTAA
- the dtnba gene encoding dystrobrevin, beta a isoform X1, producing the protein MIEDRGKKGKTMVDKGQIFVEMKAENFDLIRLSTYRTACKLRFVQKTCNLHLVDVWNMIEAFRDNGLNTLDHSTELSPSRLETIVSSIYYQLNKRLPTTYQIDVKQSISLLLNFLVAAHESEDHGNLTVFSMKVMLAIMCGGKIVDKLRYIFSQISHTNGAMTISKFDLFLREVLKLPSAVCEGPSFGYSEHLGRSCFPQQKKVMLNAFLDTMMADPPPQCLVWLPLMHRIANVENVLHPVSCSYCRSESMLGFRYRCKQCFNYQLCQTCFWRGHASGNHSNQHQMKEHSSWKSSAKKISRAISKSFGCVPSREPPHPVFPEDPERPLDLSNIVPPRPVLNNVNVSVSPTAGSPTAIQRVPGIAAAQRMNEEHSLIAAYVNKLQTSPRALDSPSRLDEEHRLIARYTARLAADPGNTMSPQLSFDSNKQQRQLIAELENKNREILQEIQRLRVEHEQACQPTPEKAYQNPTLLAELRQLRQRKDELEQRMSSLQESRRELMVQLEGLMSLLKAQAAGFPQTPPSHGASRPVPVPVRSAGSTPTGFPSPHLPQDSLAGVGGDVQEAFAHGARRNLRNDLLVAADSITDTMSSLVKELHTD; encoded by the exons ATGATTGAGGACAGAGGAAAAAAAGGGAAGACGATGGTAGATAAGGGGCAGATCTTCGTAGAGATGA AAGCGGAGAATTTTGACCTGATCAGACTCTCAACGTATCGCACAGCCTGCAAACTGCGATTTGTCCAGAAGACATGCAACT TGCACCTGGTGGACGTGTGGAACATGATCGAGGCATTTCGGGACAATGGACTGAACACGCTGGATCACAGCACCGAGCTGAGCCCATCCCGACTAGAGACCATCGTCTCCTCCATCTACTACCAGCTCAACAAGCGTCTGCCCACCACCTACCAGATCGATGTCAAACAGAGCATCAGTCTGCTGCTCAACTTCTTGGTGGCAGCACATGAAAG tgagGACCATGGGAACTTGACGGTGTTCTCTATGAAGGTCATGCTGGCTATCATGTGTGGAGGGAAGATTGTGGACAAACTGCgct aTATTTTCTCTCAGATCTCTCATACTAACGGGGCGATGACGATCTCCAAGTTTGATCTTTTCCTGAGGGAGGTGCTTAAACTGCCGTCCGCTGTCTGTGAAGGTCCGTCCTTCGGCTACTCCGAACACCTCGGCCGCTCCTGCTTTCCTCAGCAG AAAAAGGTGATGTTGAACGCTTTTCTGGACACCATGATGGCGGATCCTCCTCCTCAGTGTCTTGTCTGGCTGCCACTCATGCATCGCATTGCTAACGTTGAGAATG TCTTGCACCCAGTGAGCTGTTCATACTGCCGCAGCGAGAGCATGCTAGGTTTCCGCTATCGCTGCAAGCAGTGCTTCAACTACCAGCTTTGCCAGACCTGCTTCTGGCGTGGACATGCCAGTGGAAACCATAGCAACCAGCACCAGATGAAGGAGCACTCTTCCTGG AAGTCTTCTGCTAAGAAAATAAGCCGTGCCATTAGTAAATCATTTGGGTGTGTGCCAAGCCGAGAGCCTCCTCACCCAGTCTTCCCTGAGGACCCAGAAAGACCACTTGACCTCTCAAACATCGT TCCACCCCGTCCTGTTTTAAACAATGTGAATGTCTCAGTATCACCCACTGCTGGAAGTCCTACAGCCATCCAGAG ggtgcCGGGTATAGCCGCTGCTCAACGAATGAATGAGGAACACTCGCTGATTGCAGCTTATGTTAACAAACTGCAGACCAGCCCacg tgctttGGACAGTCCCAGCCGATTGGATGAGGAGCACAGGCTAATTGCTCGATACACAGCTCGGTTAGCGGCAGATCCCGGCAACACC ATGTCTCCACAGCTCAGCTTTGACAGTAACAAGCAACAACGGCAGCTAATAGCAGAACTGGAAAACAAAAACAG GGAGATCCTGCAGGAGATCCAGCGACTGCGTGTGGAGCACGAGCAGGCATGCCAGCCCACTCCGGAGAAAGCTTACCAGAACCCCACTCTACTGGCTGAACTCCGCCAGCTCAG gcagaGGAAGGATGAGCTGGAGCAGAGGATGTCTTCTTTGCAGGAGAGCAGGAGGGAGCTTATGGTACAGCTAGAGGGTCTGATGAGCCTACTAAag GCTCAAGCAGCTGGTTTTCCACAGACTCCTCCCAGCCATGGTGCGTCTCGCCCAGTCCCAGTGCCTGTTCGATCTGCAGGTTCCACCCCCACTGGCTTTCCCTCCCCTCACCTGCCCCAGGACTCTCTGGCCGGAGTGGGTGGGGACGTACAGGAGGCTTTTGCTCATG GGGCGCGTCGAAACCTGCGTAATGATCTTCTAGTGGCAGCTGACTCCATCACTGATACCATGTCCTCCTTGGTAAAGGAGCTGCACACTG ATTAA